One stretch of Nomascus leucogenys isolate Asia chromosome 7b, Asia_NLE_v1, whole genome shotgun sequence DNA includes these proteins:
- the IFT27 gene encoding intraflagellar transport protein 27 homolog → MVKLAAKCILAGDPAVGKTALAQIFRSDGAHFQKSYTLTTGMDLVVKTVPVPDTGDSVELFILDSAGKELFSEMLDKLWESPNVLCLVYDVTNEQSFKNCSKWLEKARSQAPGISLPGVLVGNKTDLAGRRAVDSAEARAWALGQGLECFETSVKEMENFEAPFHCLAKQFHHLYREKVEVFRALA, encoded by the exons ATGGTGAAGCTGGCAGCCAAATGCATCCTGGCAG GAGACCCAGCAGTGGGGAAGACCGCCCTGGCACAGATCTTCCGCAGTGACGGAGCCCATTTCCAGAAAAGCTACACCCTG ACAACAGGAATGGATTTGGTGGTGAAGACAGTGCCAGTTCCTGACACGGGAGACAGTGTG GAACTCTTCATTCTTGACtctgctggcaaggagctgtttTCAGAAATGCTGGATAAATTG TGGGAGAGTCCCAATGTCTTATGTCTCGTCTATGATGTGACCAATGAACAATCCTTCAAAAACTGCAGCAAGTGGCTGGAGAAGGCTCGGTCACAGGCTCCAGGTATCTCTCTCCCAG GTGTCTTAGTTGGGAACAAGACAGACCTGGCCGGCAGACGAGCAGTGGACTCAGCTGAGGCCCGGGCATGGGCGCTGGGCCAGGGCCTGGAATGTTTTGAAACATCCGTG AAAGAGATGGAAAACTTCGAAGCCCCTTTCCACTGCCTGGCCAAGCAGTTCCACCACCTGTACCGGGAAAAGGTGGAGGTTTTCCGGGCACTGGCATGA